In Candidatus Obscuribacterales bacterium, a genomic segment contains:
- a CDS encoding winged helix-turn-helix domain-containing protein, with the protein NVIEVYVRYLRLKIEHDGDKRLIQTVRGVGYVLRET; encoded by the coding sequence CGAATGTCATTGAGGTGTATGTGCGCTACCTGCGCCTCAAGATTGAACATGATGGCGATAAGCGGCTGATTCAAACCGTGCGCGGGGTTGGGTATGTGCTACGTGAAACTTAG